One Triplophysa rosa linkage group LG21, Trosa_1v2, whole genome shotgun sequence DNA segment encodes these proteins:
- the emc1 gene encoding ER membrane protein complex subunit 1, which produces MAWLGVRLAISVSLLFTASAVFEDQVGKFDWRQQFIGKVRFALFDTHSQASKKLLVATDKNVFASLNSRTGDLFWRHLDKTGPEGHLDSLLMYGQDAVVVVGNGRLLRSWETTVGGLKWETVLDTGSFKAAALVGVQDLVKYVAVLKKTAISLHDLSSGGQIWVENLPDSDTVQYQTIYSEGNGLVFVLGLVPNSHVVIVEYKIEDGEIMNKKSIQAAWMSSLESSCAVISSGILLCVDQITQSLYTLPLQSVEQKEMKQIHLQTLDLEVASGFQPVLTSTQPNPAQPPLAEFFLQLNPDHHILLQLKDGLIAPLRDFNPSNLVAFATTGEKTVAAVMSPKNETACSINLFSADTGRRHLDTTIIYHLDPNVGKPNKLYVHAFLKKDDSVGYRVMVQSEDHTLTFLQQPGRVVWMREEALADVVTMEMVDLPLTGTQAELEGEFGKKADGLLPMVLKRLSSQFILLQAWLAHLWKLFYDARKPRSSVKNDEVTIENLSRDEFNLQKMMVMVTASGKLFGIDSKSGAILWRHYLENIQPNSGFKLMVQRSTAHFPHPPQCTLLIKDKDIGLASLHVFNPIFGKKSHSSVPALPRPILQTLLLPIIDQDYAKVLLLIDDQYKVTAFPSTKNILQQLQDTASSIYFYLVDSSQGKLSGFRLRKDLSTELIWEVVIPTEVQKIVAVKGKRGNEHVHSQGRVMGDRSVLYKYLNPNLLAVVTESTDTHQERSFVGIFLIDGVTGRIVHEAVQRKARGPVHFVHSENWVVYVYWNSKFRRNEFSVLELFEGAELYNSTVFSSLDRPRPPQVLQQSYIFPAGISTLEATLTEKGITSRHLLVGLPSGSILSLPKLFLDPRRPEVVSEQTREENLIPYAPEMPIRTEWFINYNQTVSRVRGIHTAPSGLESTCLVVAYGLDIYQTRVFPSKQFDVLKDDYDYVLISSVLFGLFFATMISKRLAEVKLLNRAWR; this is translated from the exons ATGGCTTGGCTTGGAGTCAGATTAGCAATATCTGTGTCTTTATTATTTACTGCGTCTGCGGTATTTGAAGATCAAGTTGGAAAGTTTGATTG GAGGCAACAGTTTATCGGCAAAGTGCGTTTTGCCTTGTTCGATACTCATTCTCAAGCGTCCAAAAAACTCTTGGTGGCAACTGACAAGAACGTGTTTGCTTCCCTCAATTCTAGGACAGGCGACCTGT TCTGGCGTCATTTGGATAAGACTGGACCAGAGGGCCACCTTGATTCACTTCTTATGTATGGACAAG ATGCTGTTGTAGTTGTTGGGAACGGGCGTCTGCTTCGCTCCTGGGAGACTACAGTTGGTGGCTTGAAGTGGGAGACAGTGCTTGATACTGGAAG CTTTAAGGCTGCTGCCTTAGTTGGAGTTCAGGACCTTGTCAAGTATGTTGCTGTGCTCAAAAAAACAGCAATCTCTCTTCATGACCTCTCCAGCGGTGGCCAGATATGGGTGGAAAACCTGCCTGACAG TGACACTGTTCAGTATCAAACAATTTATTCCGAAGGAAATGGACTGGTGTTTGTTTTGGGACTTGTCCCAAACTCTCATGTTGttattgttgaatacaaaatTGAAGACGGGGAAATCATGAATAAG AAATCAATTCAAGCTGCATGGATGTCAAGCCTGGAGAGCAGTTGTGCAGTTATTAGCTCAGGGATCCTCTTGTGTGTGGATCAGATCACACAGTCTCTGTATACACTACCACTGCAGTCTGTGGAACAGAAGGAAATGAAACAGATCCACCTTCAG ACTCTGGATTTGGAGGTGGCTTCAGGATTTCAGCCGGTTCTGACATCTACTCAGCCAAACCCTGCTCAGCCTCCTCTCGCTGAGTTTTTCCTGCAGCTCAATCCAGATCATCACATCCTGCTGCAGCTTAAAGACGGCCTCATTGCTCCGCTCAGAGACTTCAATCCA TCCAATCTGGTTGCTTTTGCCACAACTGGGGAGAAGACGGTTGCTGCAGTGATGTCACCAAAGAATGAAACT GCCTGCAGTATCAACCTGTTCAGTGCTGACACAGGCAGGAGACACCTAGACACCACCATCATCTACCACTTGGACCCTAATGTAGGAAAGCCCAACAAA TTATACGTCCATGCTTTTCTGAAGAAAGATGACTCTGTGGGCTACAGAGTTATGGTGCAGTCTGAAGATCACACGCTTACGTTTTTACAGCAACCTG GCAGGGTAGTCTGGATGAGAGAGGAGGCCCTGGCTGATGTGGTCACCATGGAGATGGTTGATCTGCCACTCACTGGAACACAGGCTGAGCTGGAGGGAGAGTTTGGAAAGAAAGCTG ATGGGCTGTTACCCATGGTGCTTAAGCGCCTGTCCTCCCAGTTCATCCTACTACAGGCCTGGTTGGCCCATCTCTGGAAACTCTTCTACGATGCCCGGAAACCCCGCAGCAGTGTGAAAAACGATGAGGTCACCATAGAGAATCTGTCTCGGGATGAGTTCAACCTGCAGAAAATGATGGTGATGGTCACTGCCTCTGGCAAG CTTTTTGGCATCGACAGTAAATCGGGAGCTATTTTGTGGCGGCACTATTTGGAAAACATCCAGCCCAACTCAGGTTTCAAATTAATGGTACAGAGGTCGACTGCTCACTTTCCTCACCCTCCACAGTGCACACTTCTTATTAAAGATAAG GACATAGGTCTTGCAAGCCTCCATGTCTTTAACCCCATTTTTGGAAAGAAGAGTCACAGCAGTGTTCCAGCCCTACCCAGACCAATCCTTCAGACTCTGCTGCTACCTATCATAGACCAGGACTATGCTAAAGTTCTACTACTTATTGATGATCAGTATAAG GTCACTGCTTTTCCATCAACTAAAAACATCCTTCAGCAGCTTCAGGACACAGCATCCTCAATATACTTCTATCTAGTGGACTCCAGTCAGGGCAAGCTGTCGGGTTTTCGCCTGCGCAAG GATTTGTCTACAGAGTTGATCTGGGAGGTGGTCATCCCCACTGAGGTGCAGAAGATCGTGGCTGTCAAAGGAAAGCGTGGGAATGAGCATGTTCATTCCCAGGGCAGAGTGATGGGTGATCGAAGTGTGCTCTACAAG TACTTGAACCCTAATCTCCTGGCTGTGGTGACGGAGAGCACAGACACCCATCAGGAGCGTAGCTTTGTTGGAATATTCCTGATTGACGGTGTGACCGGTCGTATTGTGCATGAGGCAGTGCAGAGGAAAGCCAGAGGACCTGTTCACTTTGTGCACTCAGAAAACTGGGTGGTG TATGTGTACTGGAACTCCAAGTTTCGTAGGAATGAGTTTTCTGTATTGGAGCTCTTTGAGGGAGCCGAGCTGTATAACAGCACAGTGTTTAGCTCGCTGGACAGACCACGTCCACCTCAGGTGCTACAGCAGTCGTACATCTTTCCTGCTGGTATAAGCACCTTGGAGGCCACACTTACAGAGAAAGGCATCACCAGCCGCCATCTTCTGG TGGGGTTGCCTTCAGGCAGCATTTTATCCTTACCAAAGCTGTTCCTGGACCCACGAAGACCAGAGGTGGTCTCGGAACAGACTCG GGAGGAAAATCTCATACCATATGCTCCAGAAATGCCCATTCGTACAGAATGGTTTATAAACTACAACCAAACCGTATCAAGAGTAAGAGGTATTCACACTGCCCCCTCTGGCTTGGAGTCTACTTGTTTG GTGGTTGCATATGGCCTTGACATCTACCAGACCAGAGTGTTTCCCTCCAAGCAGTTCGATGTCCTTAAGGATGATTATGACTATGTACTGATCAGCAGTGTACTCTTTGGTCTCTTCTTTGCTACCATGATTAGCAAACGTCTAGCGGAAGTGAAACTTCTCAACAGGGCGTGGCGATAA